Proteins encoded within one genomic window of candidate division Zixibacteria bacterium HGW-Zixibacteria-1:
- a CDS encoding spermidine synthase (catalyzes the formation of spermidine from putrescine and S-adenosylmethioninamine), with protein MAKDSENYIIESSMEDLWNVWFTELHEGKSGLTVKIKRLVESTQSKFQRIDILETEDFGKMLVLYGSIMVADKDLNSYNEMLTHVPLFTHPKPDNVLIIGGGDGGALTNVLKHSEVKKATMCEIDRMVVEISQKHFPKLAPGFKDKRARLVFQDGKDFINNSRDKYDIILLDLSDPVGPAAELFQKKFHRKVFDCLTSDGIMVAQSESPYYNPVTVQQMYKNLRGIFPIVRMYTAHVPIYPSSYWSFAFCSRKYDPIDDFDAVRYKKLKLKNNYYNAEVHLGSFLLPEYVKQLIKE; from the coding sequence ATGGCAAAGGATTCCGAAAACTATATTATTGAATCCTCGATGGAGGACCTCTGGAATGTCTGGTTTACCGAATTGCATGAGGGCAAAAGCGGCCTGACCGTCAAAATCAAGCGCCTGGTCGAATCGACCCAGTCTAAATTTCAGCGCATCGACATTCTTGAAACCGAAGATTTCGGCAAGATGCTCGTGCTGTACGGCTCGATCATGGTGGCCGACAAAGATCTCAATTCATACAACGAAATGCTCACGCATGTGCCGCTGTTCACGCATCCGAAACCCGACAACGTGCTGATTATCGGCGGCGGTGACGGGGGCGCGCTGACTAATGTATTGAAACATTCCGAAGTCAAAAAAGCCACCATGTGCGAAATCGACCGGATGGTCGTCGAGATAAGCCAAAAGCATTTCCCGAAACTGGCGCCAGGATTCAAGGACAAACGCGCCCGGCTGGTTTTCCAGGACGGCAAGGATTTCATTAACAATTCCAGAGATAAATATGATATTATCCTGCTTGATCTCTCCGACCCGGTCGGCCCGGCGGCGGAACTGTTCCAGAAGAAATTCCACCGCAAAGTCTTCGACTGTTTGACCAGCGATGGTATCATGGTGGCGCAGTCCGAATCGCCGTACTACAATCCGGTGACGGTGCAGCAGATGTACAAGAATCTGCGCGGGATTTTTCCAATCGTACGGATGTACACCGCCCATGTACCGATATACCCGTCATCCTACTGGTCGTTCGCCTTCTGTTCGCGGAAATATGACCCGATCGATGACTTCGATGCCGTGCGATACAAAAAGCTGAAACTGAAGAACAACTATTACAACGCCGAAGTACACCTCGGCTCCTTCCTGCTCCCAGAATATGTCAAGCAGTTGATAAAAGAATAG
- a CDS encoding type III PLP-dependent enzyme produces MIKAIDIRKPSRAHRLRKSDFTQVTEMIGSQNLKTPFLILSRSAIRKNLADLAAALPGAAICYAVKSNNHPAILEEVAAAGHNFDVASFSELQQAVEAGGHADKCIHSHPIKSPLEIENAVKAGANTFVIDNSHEIDKFIPYADKVRLLIRFKVADSSAVVDLSYKFGCEPDEALGLAEKIRRYGLNYYGMTFHVGSQCVDNSVYVRAVKMAGSMITELKNHGFDTIMLDIGGGFPVQYTDAVPSIEIFCAPIKQALADNIDPDIIIACEPGRFISAPAVTLVASIIGKSNRSGKSWYFLDDGLYGSFSGRLYDHCQYQVFTNRNTVWRDSVLAGPTCDSFDVIYDNILLPPLELGNLLLFPAMGAYCSVSASTFNSLRKAEYIVVE; encoded by the coding sequence ATGATTAAGGCCATCGACATTCGCAAGCCTAGCCGCGCACACAGGCTCAGGAAAAGCGATTTTACTCAGGTGACGGAAATGATCGGCAGTCAGAATCTGAAGACGCCGTTCTTGATTCTCAGCCGTTCCGCAATTAGAAAAAACCTGGCTGATCTTGCCGCGGCACTTCCCGGCGCGGCCATCTGCTATGCCGTAAAATCCAACAACCACCCGGCCATTCTGGAAGAAGTCGCCGCTGCCGGACACAACTTTGATGTCGCCTCTTTCAGCGAACTGCAACAGGCGGTCGAAGCCGGCGGCCATGCGGATAAATGCATCCATTCGCATCCGATAAAATCACCGCTTGAAATAGAAAATGCGGTCAAAGCCGGGGCCAATACCTTTGTCATCGATAATTCCCACGAAATCGACAAATTTATTCCGTACGCCGATAAGGTGCGGCTCCTGATTCGCTTCAAGGTCGCCGACAGCAGCGCCGTCGTCGACCTCTCCTATAAATTCGGCTGTGAGCCCGATGAGGCGCTCGGTCTGGCCGAGAAAATCAGACGATACGGCCTGAATTATTACGGCATGACTTTCCATGTCGGCAGCCAGTGTGTTGACAACAGCGTCTATGTGAGAGCGGTCAAAATGGCCGGCTCGATGATTACCGAACTGAAAAATCACGGCTTTGATACAATAATGCTTGATATCGGAGGCGGTTTCCCGGTGCAATACACCGATGCGGTTCCCTCCATCGAAATCTTTTGCGCGCCGATCAAGCAGGCCCTGGCCGACAACATCGATCCCGATATCATCATCGCCTGCGAACCGGGAAGGTTTATCTCGGCCCCGGCGGTAACATTGGTCGCTTCGATTATCGGGAAATCGAACCGGTCCGGGAAATCATGGTATTTTCTCGATGATGGGCTCTATGGCTCGTTTTCGGGGCGGCTGTATGATCATTGCCAATACCAGGTTTTCACCAATCGCAACACCGTCTGGAGAGATTCGGTTCTGGCCGGCCCGACCTGCGATTCATTCGATGTTATCTATGATAACATCCTGCTGCCGCCTTTGGAACTGGGCAATCTTTTGCTCTTTCCGGCCATGGGGGCATATTGTTCGGTGTCGGCGTCAACTTTCAACAGCTTGAGAAAGGCGGAATACATTGTCGTTGAATAA
- a CDS encoding S-adenosylmethionine decarboxylase proenzyme (Decarboxylation of S-adenosylmethionine provides the aminopropyl moiety required for spermidine biosynthesis from putrescine), which produces MKILGRHLVAEMADCNSKILNDIQLLEKEMKEAARVSGATVVKSTFHRYNPQGLSGIIVIAESHLSIHTWPEYGYAAIDCFTCGSSVDPWKALEYIKNALECKTVSAKEINRGIPSEVDEIIAHKTGTAAFPAVTGS; this is translated from the coding sequence ATGAAAATACTTGGACGACATCTTGTTGCCGAAATGGCTGACTGCAATTCCAAAATTCTGAATGACATTCAGCTTTTGGAAAAGGAAATGAAGGAGGCGGCCCGCGTATCGGGTGCAACCGTAGTCAAATCGACATTTCATCGTTATAATCCCCAGGGTTTATCCGGCATTATCGTTATCGCCGAATCCCATCTCTCGATTCATACCTGGCCGGAGTACGGGTACGCCGCTATCGATTGTTTTACCTGCGGATCAAGCGTCGATCCCTGGAAAGCGCTTGAGTATATTAAAAATGCTCTTGAATGTAAAACGGTCTCGGCCAAAGAGATCAATCGCGGAATCCCGTCGGAAGTCGACGAGATCATCGCCCACAAAACCGGAACGGCCGCTTTCCCGGCGGTCACTGGCAGTTAA
- a CDS encoding Cro/Cl family transcriptional regulator → MRLEIGEKIKTLRLASELTQSELAARARLTKGFISQVERDQTSISLDSLLDILDALGVTITEFFGDIGRAPNVFSPKDRIAVPDKGVDKFEILVPGSTNNMMDPLVIGLAPGEGLAEEEPHAGEEFGYVLSGTLTLIIGKKTYKLPPRHCFYFEADERHQFINRGKARVTLLWVSSPPQM, encoded by the coding sequence ATGAGACTTGAGATAGGAGAAAAAATCAAAACCCTGCGACTGGCTTCGGAATTGACTCAATCCGAACTGGCGGCGCGGGCACGGCTGACCAAGGGCTTCATATCCCAGGTGGAACGGGATCAAACCTCGATTTCACTGGACTCGCTGCTGGATATCCTTGATGCCCTTGGTGTTACTATCACCGAGTTTTTTGGTGATATCGGCCGGGCCCCCAATGTTTTTTCTCCCAAGGACCGTATTGCGGTCCCCGACAAGGGCGTTGACAAATTTGAAATCCTTGTCCCGGGAAGCACCAACAATATGATGGATCCGCTGGTGATCGGGCTGGCGCCGGGCGAGGGTCTTGCCGAAGAGGAACCGCATGCCGGCGAAGAATTCGGCTATGTTCTGTCCGGAACCTTGACACTGATCATTGGCAAAAAAACCTATAAACTGCCTCCCCGTCACTGCTTCTATTTCGAGGCCGATGAGAGGCATCAATTCATTAACCGAGGCAAGGCCAGGGTAACCCTGCTCTGGGTCAGCTCGCCGCCTCAAATGTAA